A genomic segment from Variovorax paradoxus B4 encodes:
- a CDS encoding DUF3789 domain-containing protein produces the protein MYTFAIDIGIFVAGAFLGVLVMCLLQVSRSDD, from the coding sequence ATGTACACCTTCGCAATTGACATCGGAATCTTCGTAGCTGGCGCCTTCCTGGGTGTCCTGGTCATGTGTCTGCTCCAGGTTTCGCGGTCTGACGACTGA
- a CDS encoding sugar transferase: MSENEETVNGYAANFVDPGLRPKRRHSTHPAWEKVIKRTIDIVAAVIFIVIHSWLYLILWLGVRYTTGSPAIYSHRRVGRGGKEFNCLKFRSMLVNSAEILDRHLEENPEAKAEWERDFKLRDDPRITKFGRIIRKTSLDELPQFWNVLRGEMSLVGPRPVIAKELEQYYGGAAIFYSSVKPGITGPWQVGGRNDLGYDERVRLDVGYARNWSLAGDLLIIAKTFAVVITRRGSY; this comes from the coding sequence ATGAGCGAGAACGAAGAAACTGTAAATGGGTATGCAGCCAATTTTGTTGATCCGGGTCTCAGGCCGAAGAGGCGGCACTCGACGCATCCTGCTTGGGAAAAGGTAATCAAGCGAACGATAGACATTGTGGCCGCTGTGATATTTATCGTCATCCATAGCTGGCTTTACTTGATTCTATGGCTGGGCGTTCGTTATACAACGGGTTCTCCAGCCATCTACAGCCACCGTCGCGTCGGTCGCGGAGGCAAGGAATTTAACTGCCTTAAATTCCGATCTATGTTGGTAAATTCTGCCGAGATTTTAGATCGACATCTAGAAGAAAACCCCGAAGCCAAGGCCGAGTGGGAGCGCGATTTCAAGTTGAGAGATGATCCCCGTATTACCAAATTCGGACGCATTATTCGCAAGACCAGCTTGGACGAACTCCCGCAATTCTGGAACGTACTTCGTGGCGAAATGAGCCTCGTTGGTCCTCGTCCGGTGATTGCCAAAGAGTTGGAGCAGTATTACGGCGGCGCTGCAATATTTTACTCAAGCGTTAAACCGGGGATTACTGGTCCCTGGCAAGTAGGCGGACGGAACGATCTTGGCTACGACGAACGGGTAAGACTGGATGTTGGCTATGCGCGCAATTGGTCGCTGGCAGGGGATTTGCTGATCATCGCGAAAACATTTGCTGTGGTAATCACAAGACGCGGTTCCTATTAA